A single Symbiobacterium thermophilum IAM 14863 DNA region contains:
- a CDS encoding DUF2804 domain-containing protein — translation MRLGDRRIPFEGFACLDFGRGVWPYRGFWNWAAASGVQGGHTIGLNLGGGWTDGTGMNENGFVVDGRVTKIHDDLNFEYDPADFMRPWRIRTRETDQVNLLFEPFFERVARTDALVVRSEVHQMIGRFSGWVTTEAGERIAIERMVGWAEEHRARW, via the coding sequence GTGCGGCTCGGCGATCGGCGCATCCCCTTTGAGGGCTTCGCCTGCCTGGACTTCGGGCGGGGCGTCTGGCCCTACCGGGGCTTCTGGAACTGGGCCGCCGCTTCAGGCGTGCAGGGCGGCCACACGATCGGCCTCAACCTGGGCGGCGGCTGGACCGACGGGACCGGCATGAACGAAAATGGCTTCGTGGTGGACGGTCGGGTCACGAAGATCCACGACGACCTGAACTTCGAGTATGACCCCGCGGACTTCATGCGCCCCTGGCGCATCCGCACCCGGGAGACCGACCAGGTCAACCTGCTCTTCGAGCCCTTCTTCGAGCGGGTGGCGCGCACCGACGCGCTGGTCGTGCGCTCGGAGGTCCATCAGATGATCGGCCGGTTCAGCGGCTGGGTGACGACGGAGGCCGGTGAGCGCATCGCCATCGAGCGGATGGTGGGCTGGGCCGAGGAGCACCGCGCCCGCTGGTAG
- a CDS encoding tRNA (adenine(22)-N(1))-methyltransferase produces the protein MIQLSPRLAAVARHVPAGRPFADIGTDHAYLPVHLVQSGRVPRAVAGDLLPGPLQAARATVAAAGLADRIDVRLGSGLTVLAPGEAPCVAVCGMGGPLIARILAEGPLAGVERLVLQPMGGEAQLRRWLADNGWRLVAEEVVEDGGRLYPVLVAEPGRMGLTRMEEEVGPLLLRQGGPLVVRYVDEKLELARRALAGASRSDQPAAQERAAQLSELVELLARALRICAGDR, from the coding sequence ATGATTCAGCTTTCCCCGCGCCTGGCCGCCGTGGCCCGCCATGTGCCCGCTGGCCGGCCGTTTGCCGATATCGGCACAGACCATGCCTACCTGCCGGTCCATCTGGTGCAGTCCGGCCGGGTGCCGCGCGCCGTCGCCGGCGACCTGCTGCCTGGGCCCCTGCAGGCGGCGAGGGCCACCGTCGCCGCCGCGGGGCTGGCGGACCGCATCGACGTGCGGCTGGGTTCGGGGCTCACGGTGCTGGCGCCCGGCGAGGCGCCGTGCGTGGCCGTGTGCGGCATGGGGGGACCGCTGATCGCACGCATCCTGGCAGAGGGGCCGCTGGCGGGCGTGGAGCGGCTGGTCCTGCAGCCAATGGGCGGCGAGGCGCAGCTGCGCCGCTGGCTGGCGGACAACGGCTGGCGCCTGGTCGCCGAGGAGGTCGTCGAGGACGGCGGACGGCTTTATCCGGTGCTTGTGGCCGAGCCCGGCCGGATGGGCCTCACCCGCATGGAGGAAGAGGTGGGGCCGCTCCTGCTGCGTCAGGGCGGCCCGCTGGTCGTGCGCTACGTGGACGAGAAGCTGGAGCTGGCCCGCCGGGCCCTGGCGGGCGCGTCCCGCTCCGACCAGCCGGCGGCGCAGGAGCGCGCGGCCCAGCTGTCCGAGTTGGTCGAGCTGCTGGCCCGGGCCCTGCGCATCTGCGCCGGCGACCGCTGA
- a CDS encoding metallophosphoesterase, which produces MYLYLFIALFLALYGGIGFYIGLRGAEWLAAVLPRPVPPAPYWAAVLLLATAFPLARVGGAWLPLWVSEALARIGAWWMTALVYLFPALLLVDVARLMYRGARLLAPGVFPPLNLVKVTGAVLLAAYAAVVIYGAWAARSPVVTRYEVTIPKHAGKYRELNVVLVSDTHLGLIIGRGRLERLVADVNRLGPDLVLLAGDIIDDDFRPFQARQMAGVLRGLDAPLGVYSVLGNHDAGSDDLPMFRAAMAEAGIRLLVDEWVAVDDAFYVVGRNDRSHQRASLQDVLHGVDPSRPVLVMDHQPDRLEEAVAAGVDLQVSGHTHRGQVWPGRLITDRIFEVDWGYLRKGNTQFIVSQGWGTWGPPIRVGSRSEIVQITIRFAQ; this is translated from the coding sequence GTATCGGTTTCTACATCGGCCTGCGCGGCGCCGAGTGGCTGGCAGCCGTGCTGCCCCGACCCGTTCCGCCTGCGCCGTACTGGGCCGCGGTCCTGCTCCTGGCCACGGCCTTCCCGCTTGCGCGCGTCGGAGGAGCCTGGCTGCCGCTCTGGGTCTCCGAGGCGCTGGCCCGGATCGGGGCCTGGTGGATGACCGCGCTGGTGTACCTGTTCCCGGCGCTTCTGCTGGTGGACGTGGCGCGGCTGATGTACCGGGGTGCGCGCCTCCTGGCCCCGGGCGTCTTCCCCCCGCTGAACCTGGTGAAGGTCACGGGGGCGGTCCTGCTGGCCGCGTACGCGGCCGTGGTGATCTACGGCGCCTGGGCGGCTCGCTCGCCGGTGGTTACCCGGTACGAGGTGACGATTCCCAAGCATGCGGGGAAGTACCGGGAGCTGAACGTCGTGCTGGTGTCGGACACCCATCTGGGTCTGATCATCGGCCGGGGGCGGCTGGAGAGGCTGGTGGCGGACGTCAACCGGCTGGGGCCGGACCTGGTGCTCCTGGCCGGCGACATCATCGATGACGACTTCCGCCCCTTCCAGGCGCGCCAGATGGCCGGGGTACTCCGGGGGCTGGACGCCCCGCTGGGGGTGTACAGCGTACTGGGGAACCACGACGCCGGGTCCGACGACCTGCCGATGTTCCGGGCGGCCATGGCCGAGGCCGGCATCCGGCTCCTGGTGGACGAATGGGTGGCGGTGGACGACGCCTTCTACGTGGTGGGGCGGAACGACCGCTCGCACCAACGGGCGTCGCTGCAGGACGTCCTGCACGGGGTCGACCCGTCCCGGCCGGTCCTGGTCATGGACCACCAGCCCGACCGGCTGGAGGAGGCCGTGGCCGCGGGCGTCGACCTGCAGGTTTCGGGCCACACCCACCGGGGGCAGGTGTGGCCCGGGAGGCTGATTACCGACCGCATCTTCGAGGTCGACTGGGGGTACCTCAGGAAAGGCAACACCCAGTTCATCGTCTCCCAGGGCTGGGGCACCTGGGGGCCGCCGATCCGGGTCGGCTCCCGTTCCGAGATCGTGCAGATTACGATTCGTTTCGCCCAGTAA
- a CDS encoding Nif3-like dinuclear metal center hexameric protein produces MTTVRNIAAYIEELAPLYWAESWDNVGLQVGDPGAAVQRVLVALELTDPVLEEAESLGCDMVVVHHPPIFRPLKALRFDNRPARRLLRLIRGGIALYAAHTNLDQAAGMTNDTLAAAAGLTEFEVLKQAGEERYVKLVVFVPRGHEDAVRDALAGAGAGHIGNYSHCTFQAPGTGTFLPLEGTNPFIGQQGRLERVEELRLETIVPESAAAQAVQAMIAAHPYEEVAYDLYPLANPGKVRGHGRIGRLAQPVSLAQLAERLKQALRTPAVRVVGDPERMVTTVAVGAGAGADLIRPAASRGADVLVTGDVKYHEAQDALDLGLALVDVGHYNSEAGAIGSLAAYLRERLAADGHPVEVVESQAGRDPFRFV; encoded by the coding sequence ATGACGACGGTGAGGAACATCGCGGCGTACATCGAGGAACTGGCGCCGCTTTACTGGGCGGAGTCGTGGGACAACGTCGGCCTGCAGGTCGGGGACCCGGGTGCCGCCGTGCAGCGCGTGCTGGTCGCGCTGGAGCTCACGGATCCGGTGCTGGAGGAGGCCGAAAGTCTGGGCTGCGATATGGTGGTGGTCCATCACCCGCCGATCTTCAGGCCGCTGAAGGCGCTGCGCTTTGACAACCGCCCGGCCCGCAGGCTGCTGCGGCTGATCCGCGGGGGCATCGCCCTGTACGCGGCCCACACCAACCTCGACCAGGCCGCGGGCATGACCAACGACACGCTGGCCGCCGCCGCGGGGCTCACCGAGTTCGAGGTGCTGAAGCAGGCCGGCGAGGAGCGGTACGTGAAGCTGGTGGTGTTCGTGCCCCGGGGACACGAGGACGCCGTGCGGGACGCCCTGGCGGGGGCCGGCGCCGGCCACATCGGCAACTACAGCCACTGCACCTTCCAGGCCCCCGGCACCGGCACCTTCCTGCCGCTGGAGGGGACGAATCCTTTCATCGGCCAGCAGGGGAGGCTGGAGCGGGTGGAGGAGCTGCGGCTCGAGACCATCGTGCCGGAGTCCGCCGCGGCGCAGGCCGTGCAGGCGATGATCGCCGCGCATCCCTACGAGGAGGTGGCCTACGACCTGTACCCGCTGGCCAACCCGGGGAAGGTGCGGGGACACGGCCGCATCGGACGTCTGGCGCAGCCGGTGAGCCTCGCACAGCTGGCGGAGCGGCTGAAGCAGGCGCTGCGCACCCCGGCGGTGCGCGTCGTGGGCGACCCGGAGCGGATGGTGACCACGGTCGCGGTGGGGGCCGGCGCCGGTGCCGACCTGATCCGCCCTGCGGCCTCCCGCGGCGCGGACGTCTTGGTGACCGGAGACGTGAAGTACCACGAGGCGCAGGATGCGCTGGACCTGGGGCTCGCCCTCGTCGACGTGGGCCATTACAACTCGGAGGCCGGGGCGATCGGCTCGCTGGCCGCGTACCTGCGGGAACGGCTGGCGGCGGACGGTCACCCGGTGGAGGTCGTGGAGTCACAGGCCGGCCGCGACCCGTTCCGGTTCGTGTAG
- a CDS encoding oligopeptide/dipeptide ABC transporter ATP-binding protein translates to MSEPVLKLDEIVVLRRTDPTGPFGLWGARPVRAVDGVSLTVDREETLGLMGGSGAGKTTLAQAATLRLPLHRGNLLMLGEDVRRLDRKRARRRLQLVPQDPRESLDMDRRVDEQLDQLVRAYELPDGGARIRRALERVGLPPEQFLKRTPRQMCGGEQQRLAIAQALALNPLLVALDEPVSGVDPRLREELLDLLADVQREQGVAYLLISQDLRVIGRLARRVAIMHLGRICEVGPTEQVLMNPRHPYSRRFLGKEEGALPPDENTAGRVFAGCPWAPHCPHAVERCTRERPAEREVAPGHLAACHVL, encoded by the coding sequence ATGTCCGAACCCGTCCTGAAACTCGATGAGATCGTCGTCCTGCGCCGCACCGATCCTACCGGTCCCTTCGGCCTGTGGGGCGCCAGGCCGGTGCGCGCGGTGGACGGCGTCAGCCTGACCGTCGACCGGGAAGAGACCCTGGGGCTGATGGGCGGCTCCGGCGCAGGAAAGACCACGCTGGCGCAGGCGGCCACCCTGCGGCTGCCCCTGCACCGGGGCAACCTCCTGATGCTGGGGGAGGACGTCCGGCGGCTCGACCGCAAGCGGGCGCGCCGCCGACTGCAGCTGGTGCCGCAGGACCCGCGGGAGTCGCTGGACATGGACCGGCGGGTGGACGAACAGTTAGATCAGCTCGTCCGCGCCTACGAGCTGCCCGACGGCGGCGCCCGCATCCGCCGGGCGCTGGAGCGGGTGGGGTTGCCGCCGGAGCAGTTCCTGAAACGGACCCCGCGCCAGATGTGCGGCGGCGAGCAGCAGCGGCTGGCGATTGCGCAGGCGCTGGCCCTCAACCCGCTGCTGGTGGCCCTCGACGAGCCGGTGTCTGGCGTCGACCCCAGGCTGCGGGAGGAGCTTCTGGACTTGCTGGCGGACGTGCAGCGGGAGCAGGGCGTCGCTTACCTGCTGATCTCCCAGGACCTGCGGGTGATCGGCCGCCTGGCCCGCCGGGTCGCCATCATGCACCTGGGCCGGATCTGCGAGGTCGGCCCCACCGAGCAGGTGCTGATGAACCCCCGGCATCCCTACAGCCGCCGCTTCCTCGGCAAGGAGGAGGGGGCCCTGCCGCCGGACGAGAACACGGCAGGGCGGGTCTTCGCCGGCTGCCCGTGGGCGCCCCACTGCCCCCACGCGGTAGAGCGGTGTACGCGCGAGCGGCCGGCGGAGCGGGAGGTGGCCCCCGGCCACCTGGCGGCGTGCCACGTGCTCTGA
- a CDS encoding MerR family transcriptional regulator — MGLLGAQRLENGYREFDESAVRRVQEISALLEVGFTVKEIQQIAHCLGDPVHGHQLCEVARNMYRDKLNEIRNRILQLEKISSRIAVRIAGKGMRPHERLGRRRQRVQRAGKEREPGASRACRDRDRRRHRHRARHGARLRTPGCEGAHHREAS; from the coding sequence ATGGGCCTTCTGGGCGCCCAACGCCTCGAGAACGGCTACCGGGAGTTCGACGAAAGCGCCGTGAGGCGGGTGCAGGAGATCAGTGCACTCCTCGAGGTCGGGTTCACCGTGAAGGAGATCCAACAGATTGCCCACTGCCTGGGCGATCCGGTTCACGGCCACCAGCTGTGTGAGGTGGCCCGCAACATGTACCGTGACAAGCTGAATGAAATTCGCAACCGCATCCTGCAGCTCGAAAAGATCAGCTCACGCATCGCCGTCAGGATCGCGGGGAAGGGGATGAGACCGCATGAGCGCCTCGGACGTCGCCGCCAGCGTGTCCAACGCGCCGGCAAGGAGAGGGAACCAGGAGCTTCAAGGGCTTGTCGTGATCGTGACCGGAGGCGGCACCGGCATCGGGCGCGCCACGGCGCTCGCCTGCGCACGCCGGGGTGCGAAGGTGCTCATCACAGGGAGGCGTCCTGA